The Prevotella sp. E2-28 genome includes the window AGCTTGTTCTTGGGGTTCACCAGACGCTGGTGAGCTTTATATTCCTTCCATTTCTCAGGCACTGGTCCTGCAGGAATCTTTGAATCTAATACTTTTGCCATAATCTTTTCTAATGCTTAATTCTTAATTCATTATAATTAGCAGAGTGCGCAGCATCCTCCATTACACAGAGAGGGAGCACAGCCGAAATAGAAGGCTACTACTACAGCGATGAAGCCCAGCATAAGCAGAGTTACATAGATGTAGCCAATGATCTTCCAACGGCAGAACCATGTCTTACCACTAAGACCAAGTGTCTGCAGAGAGCTCCAGAAACCATGAGTCAGGTGGAGCCAAATAGCACCCAGCCAGATGAGGTAAAGGCCTGCAAAGACTGGATTGCTGAATGTGTCCTGCATAAATGCAAAACCGTCGGCAGGGTCATGAGCTACAGGCATTTCAACAATCTCGGCAAACATCATGTTGTACCAGAAATTGAACAAGTGGAGCAAAAGACCCAGAACGATGATGATACCCAGCACCATCATGTTCTTTGATGCCCACTCTACCTTACCGGCGTTAACCTTTGTAGACACCTCATAGCGGTTGTCGCCACGTGCCTTGCGGTTCTGAGCCGTCAGGATGAAAGCATACACAATGTGAGTAACAGCCAGTCCAGCCAGACCCACCGTTGCTACTACAGCATACCAGTTGGCACCGAGCAATGCGCAAATCATGTTGTAAGCATCGCCAGAGAACAGCGCAACCAGATTCATGCAGCAGTGGAACGTCAAAAACAGAATCAGCGAGATGCCAGTAACAGACATCACCACTTTTCTACCAATTGATGAATTAAATAACCACATAAATGATTGAAAATTAATGAATAAATATTTGTTTAGATTTAATTTGGCCACAAAATTAATCAAAAAACATGAAATTACAAACGATTACATCAAGAAATCTAAAAATTATATGTAATTTTGTAGCCGACAATAATAACTTTTAGTCAAATCTCTGATTAAACTGCTGCTAAAACGATATGAAGTTACAATTATTCCTTGCATTTGCATTTTCTCTTACACTGGCTGCACAGGCACAGCCAAGACAGGAAATAAGTTTACAAAACGACTGGCAATTTTCGCGTGACCAGATGACGTGGCAAACGGTGAGTGTACCTCACGATTGGGCTATCAGCGGTCCCTTTGATAAGAAGTGGGATTTGCAGACGGTAGCCATCACTCAGAATGGTGAAACGCAAGCCACAGAAAAGAGTGGCCGCTCAGGTGCTCTGCCATGGATTGGTGATGGCTATTACAAACGTACATTCAATCTTCCTGCAGGTTTTAAGGGCATAGCAGAACTGGTGTTCGACGGTGCTATGTCACAACCAACCGTCATTATAAATGGTCAGAAAGCTGGCTTTTGGGCCTATGGTTATAACACTTTCCGCATAGACATCACGCCTTTTACTAAAGAAGGCGATAACTTGTTGGAGGTGAGCTTAAAAAACCAAGAGGAAAGTTCGCGCTGGTATCCAGGCGCAGGCATCTACCGTCCTGTAACACTGATTCTTACCCCAAATGAGACTCGTATTGACGACTGGGGTGTTACCTCGACGACGGTGTTGCACAAAGGCAAGACAAAGAAAGGTGCTGATATTACTGAATTCACCATAGAGGTACCTATAGTTCATGCCATAGGAGGTGAAGTTATGGCATTAAGGATGATAGGTCCTGATGGCAAAAATATGGCTAGCATATATCCTGTGCCTATGAAGGGTGGTAAGGCTATTGGTAGGATTAGTATTCCCGATGCTAAACTGTGGACACCAGAGACGCCATATTTATATAAAGTGTTTGCGACTCTTTATGATGGTAATGGTAAGGGAGATAAAAAGGTTTACGATGATTTTGGTAAGGTGATAGATGAAAAAATTTTCACAGTAGGCCTACGCACCGTGAGAGTGTCTAAGGAAAAGGGCTTCCAACTCAATGGCGTGACGCGTAAACTAAAGGGCGTCTGCTTGCATCACGACCTAGGTCCACTTGGCGCAGCAGTCAACAAGGCTGCCTTGGTACGCCAGATAAAAATCATGAAGGAGATGGGATGTGATGCCATCCGTACAGCCCACAATATGCCGAGTCAATGGCAGATGGATATTTGTGATTCGCTGGGTATGATGGTGATGGCCGAGAGTTTTGATATGTGGATTTATCCCAAGTGCAAGAATGGCTATGCCCAATTCTTTGAAGAGTGGGCCGAAAAGGATATTACCAATCTGGTAAAAGCTAACCGTAACCACCCGAGCATTGTCATGTGGAGTATTGGTAATGAGATTCCTGAGCAATGGAGCGAGGAGGGGCGTCAGATGGCCATTC containing:
- a CDS encoding succinate dehydrogenase/fumarate reductase cytochrome b subunit, with product MWLFNSSIGRKVVMSVTGISLILFLTFHCCMNLVALFSGDAYNMICALLGANWYAVVATVGLAGLAVTHIVYAFILTAQNRKARGDNRYEVSTKVNAGKVEWASKNMMVLGIIIVLGLLLHLFNFWYNMMFAEIVEMPVAHDPADGFAFMQDTFSNPVFAGLYLIWLGAIWLHLTHGFWSSLQTLGLSGKTWFCRWKIIGYIYVTLLMLGFIAVVVAFYFGCAPSLCNGGCCALC
- a CDS encoding DUF4982 domain-containing protein, whose protein sequence is MKLQLFLAFAFSLTLAAQAQPRQEISLQNDWQFSRDQMTWQTVSVPHDWAISGPFDKKWDLQTVAITQNGETQATEKSGRSGALPWIGDGYYKRTFNLPAGFKGIAELVFDGAMSQPTVIINGQKAGFWAYGYNTFRIDITPFTKEGDNLLEVSLKNQEESSRWYPGAGIYRPVTLILTPNETRIDDWGVTSTTVLHKGKTKKGADITEFTIEVPIVHAIGGEVMALRMIGPDGKNMASIYPVPMKGGKAIGRISIPDAKLWTPETPYLYKVFATLYDGNGKGDKKVYDDFGKVIDEKIFTVGLRTVRVSKEKGFQLNGVTRKLKGVCLHHDLGPLGAAVNKAALVRQIKIMKEMGCDAIRTAHNMPSQWQMDICDSLGMMVMAESFDMWIYPKCKNGYAQFFEEWAEKDITNLVKANRNHPSIVMWSIGNEIPEQWSEEGRQMAIRLQGLVHSLDATRPVTQGMDRVDNALASGFAQAMDIPGLNYRLNKYQKSYDTLTHGFLLGSETASTVSSRGTYYFPVTPTDKGIHPDGQCSGYDVEWCPWSNLPDDDWQWQDDKDWVIGEFVWTGFDYLGEPTPYDEYWPSRSSYFGICDLAGLPKDRYYLYRSHWNKKEHTIHLLPHWTWGKDRVGEVTPVYCYTDYDEAELFVNGKSQGRIKKNPKERLDRYRLRWNNVKYEPGKVKVVVYDANGNPAGEKVMKTAGKPAKLNTEVWTQNTKGSLKSDGQDLAYVTVSLVDKNGTLVPDGTDQLSFEVSGAGTFRAVCNGDATSLEVFTEPTMKLFAGQLVVVCQAGKEKGQLTLTVKDKQRKLTKKISIPVE